A genomic segment from Torulaspora delbrueckii CBS 1146 chromosome 3, complete genome encodes:
- the ICL2 gene encoding methylisocitrate lyase ICL2 (similar to Saccharomyces cerevisiae ICL2 (YPR006C); ancestral locus Anc_8.103), with product MYGWNFSRCFNKRHYSHDLQNVFKEEVKKVNEWWATPRFRHIHRPYSAEDVVKHRGSLPLEVTRYPSSYQAQRLFQLLDEKFHKREPLHTLGVIDPVQMSQLARCKDIHVAYISGWACSSTLVGSTNEVSPDFGDYPYDTVPNQVERIFKAQQMHDRKLMLEKLGPHKKEIEETNYLKPIIADADMGHGGTTTVMKVAKLFAEKGAAGIHLEDQLVGGKRCGHLSGAVIVPTSTHVSRLVATRFQWDLMGTENLLIARTDSCNAKLLSSSSDPRDHQYIKGVINPQAVAWSEILTQLESGATESTAIAEAETEWYEQNKIMTFDEAVEQQVNRDQYDTYLEKKANKMSKLNRVYLSLAEMRKLAALAAPKQQIFFDWDKPRTKEGHYMFQGCMEAAIGRSLAFARYADMLWLETKTPDLKQAGSFASTIHNVYPEARLVYNLSPSFNWSSHGYTAEALQSFIWDLAKHGFILQLVSLAGLHVDALSFWQLARRFQKDGMRAYVEQVQRIEKAENCDILTHQKWSGVEYIDSLSKVLDGSSSHTSSTSGDSYTESQF from the coding sequence ATGTACGGTTGGAACTTCTCGAGATGCTTTAATAAGAGACATTACTCCCATGATTTGCAGAACGTTTTCAAGgaagaagtgaagaaagttaaTGAATGGTGGGCAACTCCACGGTTCCGTCATATTCATAGACCTTATAGTGCCGAGGACGTGGTAAAGCACCGTGGTAGTCTCCCACTAGAAGTGACGAGATACCCATCATCGTATCAAGCTCAGCGTCTTTTTCAGTTGCtggatgaaaaattccacaAGAGGGAACCATTGCACACTCTCGGTGTCATCGACCCCGTGCAAATGAGTCAGTTAGCCAGGTGCAAGGACATTCACGTCGCTTACATATCCGGATGGGCGTGCTCTTCTACGTTGGTGGGGTCAACTAATGAAGTTTCACCAGATTTTGGCGACTACCCCTACGATACTGTCCCAAATCAAGTTGAAAGGATCTTCAAAGCCCAGCAAATGCATGATAGGAAGCTAATGCTAGAAAAATTGGGTCCCCacaagaaagaaatcgaagAGACAAACTATTTGAAGCCAATAATCGCTGATGCAGATATGGGCCATGGCGGTACCACGACAGTAATGAAAGTGGCCAAGTTGTTTGCTGAGAAAGGTGCCGCTGGTATCCACTTGGAGGACCAACTGGTGGGAGGCAAGAGATGTGGTCATCTAAGCGGTGCAGTCATTGTTCCCACATCGACGCATGTCTCCAGACTAGTTGCAACAAGGTTCCAGTGGGATTTGATGGGCACAGAGAACCTCTTGATCGCCAGAACGGACTCTTGCAATGCCAAATTGCTAAGCAGTAGTAGTGACCCTAGAGATCACCAGTACATCAAGGGCGTCATTAATCCGCAGGCGGTTGCATGGAGTGAAATACTGACACAGCTAGAAAGCGGTGCCACAGAGAGCACGGCAATTGCAGAAGCAGAAACAGAATGGTACGAACAGAATAAGATCATGACCTTCGATGAGGCGGTTGAACAGCAAGTGAACCGGGATCAATATGATACCtatcttgaaaagaaagcTAACAAGATGAGTAAATTGAATAGGGTATATTTGAGCCTGGCAGAAATGAGAAAACTCGCCGCTCTAGCCGCTCCAAAGCAGCAGATCTTTTTCGACTGGGACAAACCACGCACCAAAGAGGGTCACTACATGTTCCAAGGCTGCATGGAGGCTGCCATCGGTAGATCACTGGCTTTTGCCCGTTATGCAGACATGCTTTGGCTCGAGACAAAGACTCCCGATTTGAAACAAGCCGGCTCGTTTGCTTCTACAATTCACAACGTATACCCAGAGGCAAGATTAGTCTACAACTTATCACCAAGTTTCAACTGGAGCTCCCATGGTTACACTGCGGAAGCTTTGCAGAGTTTCATCTGGGACTTGGCCAAGCACGGATTCATTTTGCAACTAGTTTCCCTAGCTGGTCTGCACGTCGATGCCCTCTCCTTCTGGCAACTAGCTCGTAGATTCCAAAAAGACGGCATGAGAGCTTACGTCGAACAAGTCCAAAGAATCGAGAAGGCAGAAAACTGTGACATCCTAACGCACCAAAAATGGTCTGGAGTCGAATACATTGACTCGTTGTCAAAAGTGCTGGATGGATCTTCCTCCCACACCTCGAGCACATCTGGTGATAGTTACACGGAGTCGCAGTTCTAA
- the REC8 gene encoding Rec8p (similar to Saccharomyces cerevisiae REC8 (YPR007C); ancestral locus Anc_8.104) codes for MSNIVTLAHYSNNNEAATNPLYKGVTTVWLLSTLGSSRLGGNGSDSNSSFSSVLKKKDIVNVSIPKTCKVIQNNELELPLRYVSNLLYGVTVCYHRKAEYVLSDVTSLLTQLQKKFYVAPFQRKKNDKSHHVATIFDVNDASAANGLLNDDPLFDINQINNFANVFEPGKQQATTEALTIRRQDFMNELTNSNNFDDAKNLTNSSDRINRPLTLEDIPIDVDFNFDIDDVISQQGTSYHSKTSSQRGDNDFQIDYNKQEFNLNFEGNEDAQVPADETGIDLGIEDDDASLEDEEANTKEGMPPLKKLKVSGSSANSYQLIQIDERTGLSTDILRSNHDHYFEIMDSKRRKKRKNSTTINSSWQTIMRLDEEANFVQRCWNLAFANPGKSDLSFLTSKEPISDYRSIERGRKRARSLQSERSSSSISSEEQGRRAVLTRDGSLEPDNNLLLNLEQINEELDEDESTNRSDLLQINLDLPPSSFGRTDTRDNVTGSDSRGASFAQGLDVVDELRQVKSRRRKGGDTSTIVSDSSDSGSDHLSYQVERHSLGSMVLDSHTRKFYDYVKERSSYVGKTTRSNPPFQKKMLFEDVVPSSLSLSGTGTDSQNVSVTDKKIAASAFLSLLNLASKDLIDIKGYHDHEESDRGFKPFELMNGDDIVVYA; via the coding sequence ATGTCTAACATTGTTACATTAGCTCATTACTCCAATAATAATGAAGCTGCTACAAACCCTCTATACAAGGGGGTTACAACCGTTTGGCTGTTGTCAACCCTTGGATCGTCGCGTCTTGGCGGCAATGGGAGTGACTCTAATagctctttctcttcagtGTTGAAAAAGAAGGATATCGTCAATGTTTCAATTCCTAAGACCTGTAAagtcattcaaaataatgAGTTGGAATTGCCGCTGAGGTACGTCTCGAATCTGTTATATGGTGTCACTGTCTGTTACCACAGGAAAGCCGAGTATGTGTTAAGTGATGTGACATCTCTTTTAACTCAGTtacagaagaagttttatGTGGCTCCCTtccagagaaagaagaatgataagTCTCATCATGTTGCGACTATCTTCGACGTTAATGACGCCAGCGCGGCTAACGGTCTACTTAATGACGATCCACTATTTGATATCAATCAGATAAataattttgcaaatgtttTTGAGCCTGGAAAGCAACAGGCTACAACGGAAGCTTTGACTATAAGAAGACAGGATTTCATGAATGAGTTGACTaattcaaacaattttGATGACGCGAAAAATCTAACCAACTCAAGTGACAGAATTAACCGTCCATTAACTCTCGAAGATATTCCAATTGAtgttgatttcaattttgatATCGATGACGTGATAAGTCAACAAGGTACTTCATACCATTCCAAGACTTCGTCTCAAAGAGGTGATAACGATTTCCAGATTGATTATAATAAGCAGGAATTTAATTTGAATTTCGAAGGTAATGAGGATGCTCAAGTTCCAGCCGATGAGACTGGTATCGATCTGGGCATAGAAGACGACGATGCCTCTcttgaggatgaggaagccAATACTAAAGAGGGAATGCCACCactgaaaaagttgaaagtaTCAGGTAGTAGTGCTAACTCCTACCAACTGATCCAAATTGACGAGAGAACTGGCTTATCCACGGATATTTTGAGAAGTAACCATGATCATTATTTCGAAATAATGGACAGCAAACGtagaaagaagagaaaaaactCTACGACAATTAATAGCAGCTGGCAAACCATAATGAGGCTAGATGAGGAAGCAAATTTCGTTCAAAGATGTTGGAATTTAGCGTTTGCTAATCCCGGAAAGTCGGATTTGAGTTTTCTGACTTCGAAAGAACCCATAAGCGATTATAGATCCATCGAGAGAGGTCGTAAGAGGGCAAGATCGTTGCAATCAGAAAGATCATCTAGTAGTATTTCTAGTGAAGAACAAGGTAGAAGAGCTGTGTTGACCAGAGATGGATCACTAGAACCTGATAACAATTTATTGCTGAATTTGGAGCAGATAAAcgaagaattggatgaagatgagtCTACCAATCGAAGCGATCTTTTGCAGATCAACTTAGATTTACCGCCATCTAGCTTTGGTAGAACTGATACGCGCGACAATGTTACGGGGAGTGACTCGAGAGGTGCAAGCTTCGCGCAGGGCCTCGATGTAGTTGACGAACTCAGGCAGGTCAAGAGCCGCAGGAGAAAAGGAGGAGATACTAGCACAATTGTCAGCGACTCAAGTGATTCCGGCTCAGATCATTTGAGCTACCAGGTGGAGCGGCATTCCTTGGGGTCAATGGTTCTTGACTCACATACAAGAAAGTTCTATGATTACGTCAAAGAGAGATCTTCGTATGTTGGTAAAACGACAAGGTCAAATCCTCCTTTCCAAAAGAAAAtgctctttgaagatgtgGTTCCAAGCAGTTTATCCCTCTCTGGCACAGGAACTGATTCTCAGAACGTATCTGTGACTGATAAGAAGATCGCTGCAAGCGCCTTCTTGTCTTTACTCAATTTGGCCTCTAAAGATTTGATTGATATCAAAGGCTATCATGATCATGAAGAGAGTGATAGAGGATTCAAGCCATTCGAGCTCATGAATGGTGACGATATAGTAGTCTATGCTTGA
- the FAR7 gene encoding Far7p (similar to Saccharomyces cerevisiae FAR7 (YFR008W); ancestral locus Anc_8.105), which translates to MSNAMSGNDRTHGQQQQPLYMSPQTENLSQMYVLVDRLVRQLQANRKEKEQVLRKVDVLSKQLNKQSPAEEGKNDAVLFDRFLSQRVALSQKDINETANDSDTVKILQRQNEQLRKVLGAKTNLNKETMDVLRVHEDALEQVVALLRDDVANSHQSFVNRVRSKLNDELIPLEDKEFSLYLDNINDVEQLIQVSEIYRSVLRLSDSADNTHLRNSPN; encoded by the coding sequence ATGAGTAACGCAATGTCAGGTAACGATAGAACCCATGggcaacagcaacagccGCTCTATATGAGCCCGCAAACGGAAAATCTAAGCCAGATGTATGTGCTGGTGGACAGACTGGTAAGACAATTGCAAGCAAATaggaaagagaaggaaCAAGTGTTGCGGAAAGTCGACGTATTATCCAAACAATTGAACAAGCAATCACCAGCAGAGGAGGGAAAGAATGATGCAGTGTTATTCGACCGGTTCCTGAGTCAAAGAGTGGCTCTTTCGCAAAAGGATATCAATGAAACGGCAAACGATTCTGATACTGTGAAAATACTTCAAAGACAGAACGAACAACTGCGTAAAGTGCTAGGTGCTAAGACAaatctcaacaaagaaacaatGGACGTGCTACGAGTGCACGAGGACGCATTGGAGCAAGTAGTCGCTCTGCTAAGGGACGATGTTGCGAACTCCCACCAATCATTCGTCAACAGGGTTCGAAGCAAGCTAAATGACGAGCTTATCCCACTCGAAGACAAAGAATTTTCGCTTTATTTGGACAACATCAACGACGTAGAACAACTCATCCAAGTCTCCGAGATATATAGATCCGTGCTAAGGTTGAGTGACAGTGCAGACAACACACATCTGCGAAATTCACCTAATTGA